Proteins from one Salvelinus sp. IW2-2015 linkage group LG32, ASM291031v2, whole genome shotgun sequence genomic window:
- the LOC111956387 gene encoding E3 ubiquitin-protein ligase TRIM69 isoform X1 has translation MASQTDSILRVGGSCGSIGRICNKENNPRTCSSQSFNKPLMCLHKFAQGKKSLKRKVLKLLAQIKGTDKEKEDFTFDESKCIIRELAAELSKVIQISNTSLLTRVNEDGSCQEERQDFILQWAEELKHSSQTQRTPAGKITRHRRSDDLPDQQKPDREQKLREATKALSEWAWRLKDMEQDSVCPGEDVCSVLQDLERQWKRGKLPNMLPVMDFLIWSIIQEQZQGSIVKHWLRNRQKSRSRVTLNRVPDSIWTLILKASVEITLDEKTANPNLLLSADRKRVKMATIIEDVFDPWDGYSPSSHKYDGWWCVLAKEGFTSGRHYWEVRVGGKAEWRIGVVRESAPRNGFANLNTEAGYWNLRLQLGELMALSAPVVKLNQSPPSRLGVFLDIEGGQVSFYDAEERCHIYTFNVNFDNSGRIYPVFXTIETDKELVIL, from the exons ATGGCTTCACAGACAGATT CGATACTGAGAGTTGGTGGCAGTTGTGGCAGCATTGGAAGAATTTGCAATAAAGAGAACAATCCCAGAACCTGTTCTTCACAATCTTTCAACAAGCCATTAATGTGCTTACACAAG TTCGCACAGGGGAAGAAAAGCCTCAagcgtaaagtacttaagttgtTGGCACAAATAAAG GGAACGGACAAGGAGAAAGAAGATTTCACCTTTGATGAGTCTAAATGTATCATCAGAGAGCTTGCTGCTGAACTGAGCAAGGTAATTCAG ATCAGCAACACCTCCCTTCTGACCAGAGTGAATGAGGATGGATCTTGTCAAGAGGAGCGTCAAGACTTTATACTGCAGTGGGCTGAGGAACTGAAACACTCATCGCAGACACAACGG ACACCAGCAGGGAAAATCACAAGACACAGGAGAAGTGACGACCTTCCAGATCAACAGAAACCAGACAGGGAACAGAAACTGAGGGAAGCCACGAAAGCCCTGTCTGAGTGGGCCTGGAGACTCAAGGATATGGAACAG GACTCAGTGTGTCCGGGTGAGGATGTGTGTTCAGTACTGCAGGATCTGGAAAGACAGTGGAAGAGGGGGAAGCTTCCCAACATGCTCCCTGTCATGGACTTCCTCATCTGGAGCATAATACAGGAACAGSAGCAG GGTTCCATTGTAAAGCATTGGCTCAGAAATAGACAAAAGTCCAGAAGTCGAG TGACTCTGAATCGCGTTCCTGACTCAA tttGGACCTTGATTTTGAAAGCATCAG TTGAGATCACTCTGGATGAGAAAACAGCCAACCCAAATCTCCTACTGTCCGCTGACAGGAAAAGAGTGAAAATGGCCACCATCATTGAGGATGTTTTCGATCCCTGGGATGGATACAGCCCTAGTTCCCACAAGTATGATGGCTGGTGGTGTGTGCTTGCAAAGGAGGGCTTTACATCTGGGAGACATTACTGGGAGGTGAGAGTCGGGGGCAAGGCAGAGTGGAGGATAGGTGTGGTTAGAGAGTCAGCACCAAGGAATGGCTTTGCAAATCTGAACACAGAAGCTGGTTACTGGAACTTGCGTCTGCAGCTTGGGGAGCTCATGGCTCTAAGTGCACCAGTCGTTAAACTGAACCAGTCACCACCCTCTAGGTTAGGGGTGTTCCTAGACATAGAGGGGGGACAGGTATCCTTCTATGATGCAGAGGAAAGATGCCACATTTACACTTTTAATGTCAATTTTGATAACTCTGGAAGGATTTACCCTGTGTTTGMAACCATTGAGACAGACAAAGAGCTGGTTATTCTGTAG
- the LOC111956387 gene encoding E3 ubiquitin-protein ligase TRIM69 isoform X2, translated as MASQTDSILRVGGSCGSIGRICNKENNPRTCSSQSFNKPLMCLHKFAQGKKSLKRKVLKLLAQIKGTDKEKEDFTFDESKCIIRELAAELSKISNTSLLTRVNEDGSCQEERQDFILQWAEELKHSSQTQRTPAGKITRHRRSDDLPDQQKPDREQKLREATKALSEWAWRLKDMEQDSVCPGEDVCSVLQDLERQWKRGKLPNMLPVMDFLIWSIIQEQZQGSIVKHWLRNRQKSRSRVTLNRVPDSIWTLILKASVEITLDEKTANPNLLLSADRKRVKMATIIEDVFDPWDGYSPSSHKYDGWWCVLAKEGFTSGRHYWEVRVGGKAEWRIGVVRESAPRNGFANLNTEAGYWNLRLQLGELMALSAPVVKLNQSPPSRLGVFLDIEGGQVSFYDAEERCHIYTFNVNFDNSGRIYPVFXTIETDKELVIL; from the exons ATGGCTTCACAGACAGATT CGATACTGAGAGTTGGTGGCAGTTGTGGCAGCATTGGAAGAATTTGCAATAAAGAGAACAATCCCAGAACCTGTTCTTCACAATCTTTCAACAAGCCATTAATGTGCTTACACAAG TTCGCACAGGGGAAGAAAAGCCTCAagcgtaaagtacttaagttgtTGGCACAAATAAAG GGAACGGACAAGGAGAAAGAAGATTTCACCTTTGATGAGTCTAAATGTATCATCAGAGAGCTTGCTGCTGAACTGAGCAAG ATCAGCAACACCTCCCTTCTGACCAGAGTGAATGAGGATGGATCTTGTCAAGAGGAGCGTCAAGACTTTATACTGCAGTGGGCTGAGGAACTGAAACACTCATCGCAGACACAACGG ACACCAGCAGGGAAAATCACAAGACACAGGAGAAGTGACGACCTTCCAGATCAACAGAAACCAGACAGGGAACAGAAACTGAGGGAAGCCACGAAAGCCCTGTCTGAGTGGGCCTGGAGACTCAAGGATATGGAACAG GACTCAGTGTGTCCGGGTGAGGATGTGTGTTCAGTACTGCAGGATCTGGAAAGACAGTGGAAGAGGGGGAAGCTTCCCAACATGCTCCCTGTCATGGACTTCCTCATCTGGAGCATAATACAGGAACAGSAGCAG GGTTCCATTGTAAAGCATTGGCTCAGAAATAGACAAAAGTCCAGAAGTCGAG TGACTCTGAATCGCGTTCCTGACTCAA tttGGACCTTGATTTTGAAAGCATCAG TTGAGATCACTCTGGATGAGAAAACAGCCAACCCAAATCTCCTACTGTCCGCTGACAGGAAAAGAGTGAAAATGGCCACCATCATTGAGGATGTTTTCGATCCCTGGGATGGATACAGCCCTAGTTCCCACAAGTATGATGGCTGGTGGTGTGTGCTTGCAAAGGAGGGCTTTACATCTGGGAGACATTACTGGGAGGTGAGAGTCGGGGGCAAGGCAGAGTGGAGGATAGGTGTGGTTAGAGAGTCAGCACCAAGGAATGGCTTTGCAAATCTGAACACAGAAGCTGGTTACTGGAACTTGCGTCTGCAGCTTGGGGAGCTCATGGCTCTAAGTGCACCAGTCGTTAAACTGAACCAGTCACCACCCTCTAGGTTAGGGGTGTTCCTAGACATAGAGGGGGGACAGGTATCCTTCTATGATGCAGAGGAAAGATGCCACATTTACACTTTTAATGTCAATTTTGATAACTCTGGAAGGATTTACCCTGTGTTTGMAACCATTGAGACAGACAAAGAGCTGGTTATTCTGTAG